A window of Paenibacillus polygoni contains these coding sequences:
- a CDS encoding ribonuclease J — translation MSKKNNNDKLMIFALGGVGEIGKNMYVVQYGNDIVVVDAGLKFPEEDMLGIDIVIPDISYLTENRDKVRGIVLTHGHEDHIGGLPYVLKHLNVPVYGTKLTLGLVENKLKEANLLGETKRILINEDSVIELGNSLMVSFFGTNHSIPDSVGVCIETPEGVVVHTGDFKFDHTPVNGQFADLQRMAEIGSKGVLALLSDSTNAEKPGFTPSERNVGIVLEDIFRKASQRVVVATFASNVHRVQQVINAAEVTGRKVAVIGRSMVNVVNIASDLGYLDIPDGMIIEPEEVGKMAADRVVILCTGSQGEPMSALTRMARSTHRKVDILPGDTVIIAATPVPGNEKYVGRTIDELFRLGAEVHYSGANSGVHVSGHGSQEELKLMLNLMKPKYFIPIHGEFRMQRRHALLAEAVGVERENIFITDIGEVVEIQGGSARKAGKVSSGNVLIDGLGVGDVGNIVLRDRKLLSQDGILVVVVTLSKQDGKIVSGPDIISRGFVYVRESEGLLDEANRIVTSTLQKLMSENVNEWASLKTNVKDSLGRFLYEQTRRRPMILPIIMEV, via the coding sequence TTGTCTAAGAAAAATAATAACGATAAATTGATGATTTTCGCTTTGGGCGGCGTCGGTGAAATCGGAAAAAACATGTATGTAGTTCAGTACGGTAATGACATTGTAGTCGTTGATGCGGGTCTTAAATTCCCAGAAGAGGATATGCTCGGCATTGATATTGTCATTCCTGATATTTCTTATCTTACCGAAAATCGTGACAAGGTAAGAGGGATCGTTCTGACGCATGGTCATGAAGATCACATCGGCGGTTTGCCTTACGTTCTAAAACACCTTAATGTTCCTGTATATGGAACAAAGCTTACGCTTGGTTTAGTAGAAAACAAATTAAAAGAAGCCAATTTACTTGGCGAAACAAAACGTATTCTGATTAACGAAGATTCCGTAATTGAGCTTGGTAACAGCCTCATGGTTTCATTCTTCGGAACGAACCACAGTATTCCAGACTCTGTCGGCGTATGTATTGAAACACCAGAAGGTGTAGTCGTGCATACCGGAGACTTCAAGTTTGATCACACACCAGTCAATGGTCAATTTGCAGATCTTCAGCGTATGGCTGAAATTGGAAGCAAAGGCGTTTTGGCTCTCTTGTCGGATAGTACGAACGCAGAGAAACCTGGTTTTACTCCTTCTGAGAGAAATGTCGGTATCGTTCTTGAAGATATTTTCCGTAAGGCTAGTCAACGTGTTGTTGTAGCTACTTTTGCTTCTAACGTACACCGTGTGCAACAAGTCATTAATGCAGCTGAAGTGACAGGTCGTAAAGTGGCAGTCATCGGTAGAAGTATGGTGAATGTTGTTAACATTGCTTCCGATCTAGGTTACCTTGACATTCCAGACGGAATGATCATTGAACCAGAAGAAGTAGGCAAAATGGCAGCTGACCGCGTGGTTATTCTGTGCACAGGTTCCCAAGGTGAGCCAATGTCAGCACTTACACGTATGGCCCGCTCTACACATCGTAAAGTAGATATTTTACCAGGAGATACCGTTATCATTGCGGCTACCCCTGTTCCAGGTAATGAGAAATACGTAGGACGTACAATTGATGAATTATTCCGCCTCGGCGCTGAAGTTCACTACAGCGGAGCTAACTCCGGCGTTCACGTTTCTGGTCACGGAAGCCAAGAAGAACTGAAACTGATGCTGAACCTAATGAAACCGAAATACTTTATTCCCATTCATGGTGAGTTCCGTATGCAACGTCGTCATGCGCTGCTTGCAGAAGCGGTTGGCGTAGAACGTGAAAACATCTTTATTACTGATATCGGTGAAGTTGTTGAGATTCAAGGTGGTTCTGCTCGTAAAGCCGGTAAAGTATCTTCCGGTAATGTACTGATTGACGGTCTTGGTGTCGGTGATGTAGGTAACATTGTACTCCGCGATCGTAAACTTTTATCACAAGACGGCATTCTGGTTGTAGTTGTAACACTAAGCAAACAGGATGGAAAAATTGTATCTGGCCCAGACATCATCTCCAGAGGGTTCGTGTATGTACGTGAATCGGAAGGTCTGCTGGATGAAGCAAACCGAATTGTGACAAGTACGCTTCAGAAATTAATGAGTGAGAATGTTAATGAATGGGCTTCACTCAAAACGAATGTAAAAGACTCTTTGGGTCGTTTCTTATATGAACAAACGCGTCGCAGACCAATGATTTTGCCAATCATCATGGAAGTGTAA
- a CDS encoding ClpP family protease, with protein MQESNDKTKETNNETPITPPEEIKNNPVVNTIQELGTTSVPVPPGESNIFCMTIIGQIEGHLILPPQNKTTKYEHLIPQLVAAEQNPRIEGILIILNTVGGDVEAGLAIAEMIASMTKPTVTVVIGGGHSIGVPIAVSSSYSIIAESATMTIHPIRMNGLFIGVPQTFEYMEKMQERVVRFVTSHSRITEEQFKQLMFKTGELNRDIGTAVAGADAVEYGLMDAVGGIGDAIKELNRRIQEAKDTSMPKGLTQ; from the coding sequence ATGCAAGAATCAAATGATAAAACAAAAGAAACGAACAACGAAACTCCAATAACACCTCCAGAAGAGATCAAAAATAATCCCGTCGTAAATACGATTCAAGAACTCGGAACAACGTCGGTTCCTGTCCCGCCTGGAGAATCAAACATTTTTTGTATGACGATTATCGGCCAGATCGAAGGTCATCTGATATTACCGCCGCAAAACAAAACAACAAAATACGAGCACTTAATTCCACAACTTGTAGCTGCAGAGCAAAATCCGCGCATCGAGGGCATTCTCATCATTCTTAATACAGTGGGAGGAGATGTGGAAGCGGGGCTGGCTATTGCTGAAATGATAGCTTCGATGACGAAACCTACCGTTACGGTGGTCATTGGGGGAGGACACAGTATAGGTGTTCCCATAGCAGTCAGCAGCAGCTATTCCATCATTGCAGAGAGTGCAACCATGACGATTCATCCCATTCGAATGAATGGATTGTTTATTGGTGTACCTCAGACTTTTGAGTATATGGAAAAAATGCAGGAAAGAGTCGTTCGTTTTGTAACTTCGCACTCTCGGATAACTGAAGAGCAGTTTAAACAGCTCATGTTTAAGACAGGGGAACTTAACCGTGATATTGGAACCGCAGTTGCAGGCGCTGATGCAGTGGAGTATGGACTGATGGATGCGGTGGGCGGCATTGGAGACGCAATTAAAGAGCTGAATCGCCGTATTCAAGAAGCGAAAGATACTTCTATGCCGAAAGGACTAACACAATGA
- a CDS encoding YlzJ-like family protein translates to MTMYTVMPTEQLWEGMWKEQLPMMEMSIAGRLVQVMPKDEKTGIIVRMLNGGLYDYLDPAYSPGTEIPLYSGKIEQG, encoded by the coding sequence ATGACAATGTATACCGTAATGCCTACAGAGCAGCTCTGGGAAGGCATGTGGAAAGAACAGCTGCCTATGATGGAGATGAGTATAGCGGGGCGTCTAGTCCAAGTGATGCCGAAAGATGAGAAGACAGGAATTATCGTGAGAATGTTAAATGGAGGATTATACGACTATTTAGATCCTGCATACTCACCTGGCACAGAAATTCCGCTATATTCAGGGAAAATAGAACAAGGATAG
- a CDS encoding FtsK/SpoIIIE family DNA translocase — MARKKKKKRKSTLGGVLKYEIYGIILITLSVIALSGEATVGRSLSKMFGLLLGKFYFVIPLIGIFYGLMVMIHRKWPASWNLRKSGLVLLVLALTLMSTISAMEQKLGPMNLLNASEVMNQIHIDLQTELLRADETSNASMLGRDISGGYIGAVEYAVLLWLFGNMGANLMMIVMFFISFMLITGLSYVDLIRIFKTRVLRSGRALATKWKASAKSGNSRKTSTKNKAKPKPKVIPYHDDEEEEDQYTEDLPSRKAPLFFQLFGNAKSKQHSDGDSDLDPYQEDGQEVVYGAASSNTNLPWAEVYSENGNSLPKDPEVKSGGAATSAPIIRDFFENVRNENAAEEDDLDDAYPPEENLAVSSNAVEEPDLEAAQSGGLSKVDSRTAEESEEGAIQQPAPPPKPYKLPPFKLLSRPSNSGKGGDQNDYKQTARKLEATLESFGVRAKVLEVVRGPAVTRYEIQPDIGVKVSRVVGLTDDIALALAAKDIRMEAPIPGKSAIGIEVPNGEVSVVTMREVMETTVFQEADSKLSIAFGRDISGQTIVGNLAKMPHLLVAGATGSGKSVCINGIITSILYKAKPDEVKFLMVDPKMVELNMYNGIPHLLAPVVTDPKRASLALKKIVVEMEKRYELFSKSGTRNVEGYNNLMKDNPAAVLPYIVVIVDELADLMMVAANDVEDAIARLAQMARAAGIHLIIATQRPSVDVITGVIKANIPSRIAFGVSSQVDSRTILDMGGAEKLLGRGDMLFMPVGSSKPVRVQGAFLSDQEVENIVSYVRDQAEAEYDESLVPEIDDTQQQTEEIQDELYDQAVQIIIEAKQASVSLLQRRMRVGYTRAARLIDSMEARGVIGPYEGSKPREVLISMEQFQANKISS; from the coding sequence TTGGCCAGAAAGAAGAAAAAGAAAAGAAAATCAACCCTTGGCGGGGTTCTTAAATACGAGATATATGGAATCATTTTGATTACCTTGTCTGTTATTGCCCTCTCTGGTGAGGCCACGGTTGGACGCTCTTTATCCAAAATGTTTGGACTTTTACTGGGTAAGTTTTATTTTGTAATTCCGCTTATCGGGATTTTTTATGGTCTCATGGTAATGATTCATCGAAAGTGGCCTGCAAGCTGGAATCTAAGAAAGAGTGGCTTGGTGTTACTTGTCCTTGCTTTGACCTTAATGAGCACGATCTCTGCTATGGAACAGAAGCTTGGTCCGATGAATCTGTTAAATGCATCCGAAGTGATGAATCAGATACATATCGATTTGCAAACTGAACTGCTAAGAGCTGATGAAACGAGTAATGCTTCCATGCTTGGTAGAGATATCAGCGGTGGATACATCGGAGCAGTAGAATACGCTGTATTGTTATGGTTATTTGGCAATATGGGTGCAAACTTAATGATGATTGTTATGTTCTTTATCAGTTTTATGTTAATTACCGGTCTATCTTATGTAGACTTAATACGAATATTCAAAACTCGTGTCCTACGTTCAGGACGCGCTCTTGCTACGAAATGGAAAGCTTCAGCTAAATCGGGGAATTCTCGCAAAACAAGTACAAAAAACAAGGCGAAACCTAAACCGAAGGTTATTCCATACCATGATGATGAGGAAGAAGAGGATCAGTACACTGAGGATCTTCCTAGTCGCAAAGCACCTTTATTCTTCCAATTGTTTGGCAATGCGAAGTCAAAGCAGCATTCAGATGGTGATTCTGATCTAGATCCGTATCAAGAAGATGGACAAGAGGTGGTTTATGGAGCGGCCTCTTCGAATACGAATCTGCCGTGGGCAGAAGTATACTCGGAGAACGGTAACTCTCTACCGAAAGATCCAGAAGTAAAATCGGGAGGTGCTGCAACTTCAGCGCCGATTATACGGGACTTTTTCGAAAATGTACGTAATGAAAATGCGGCGGAGGAAGATGATCTGGATGATGCTTATCCTCCTGAAGAGAATCTTGCTGTATCTTCAAACGCAGTGGAAGAGCCTGATTTAGAAGCAGCCCAATCAGGAGGCCTCTCTAAGGTAGATTCCCGAACAGCAGAAGAATCAGAAGAAGGTGCCATTCAGCAGCCGGCTCCACCGCCTAAACCTTATAAGCTTCCACCGTTTAAATTATTGTCAAGACCAAGTAACAGCGGTAAGGGTGGAGATCAGAATGATTACAAGCAAACGGCTCGCAAACTAGAAGCTACACTGGAGAGCTTTGGTGTCCGCGCTAAAGTACTTGAAGTTGTTCGTGGCCCGGCGGTAACAAGGTATGAAATTCAGCCCGATATCGGGGTTAAGGTCAGCCGAGTCGTCGGTTTAACGGATGATATTGCGCTTGCGCTTGCAGCGAAGGATATTCGTATGGAAGCTCCAATCCCAGGTAAATCTGCCATTGGTATTGAAGTGCCGAATGGAGAGGTTTCTGTTGTTACTATGCGTGAGGTGATGGAAACAACCGTCTTCCAAGAAGCGGATTCCAAGCTTTCAATCGCATTTGGCCGTGATATTTCAGGGCAAACAATTGTCGGAAATTTAGCAAAAATGCCCCATCTACTTGTTGCCGGTGCTACAGGTTCAGGAAAATCTGTGTGTATCAACGGAATCATCACAAGCATTCTGTATAAAGCGAAACCTGATGAAGTGAAGTTTCTGATGGTGGATCCCAAGATGGTAGAACTTAATATGTACAATGGGATTCCGCATCTGCTTGCCCCTGTGGTGACTGACCCGAAACGGGCTTCGCTTGCGCTTAAGAAAATTGTTGTCGAGATGGAAAAGCGGTATGAGCTGTTCTCTAAGTCAGGTACTCGGAACGTAGAAGGGTATAATAATCTGATGAAAGATAATCCAGCTGCCGTCCTTCCTTATATCGTTGTTATTGTCGATGAGCTTGCTGACCTTATGATGGTTGCAGCGAATGATGTGGAAGATGCCATAGCAAGACTTGCTCAGATGGCTCGTGCTGCCGGCATTCATCTAATCATTGCAACCCAAAGACCGTCGGTTGATGTTATTACCGGTGTAATTAAAGCAAATATTCCATCACGGATTGCTTTTGGTGTTTCTTCACAAGTCGACTCTCGTACGATACTTGATATGGGGGGAGCGGAGAAGCTTCTCGGCCGTGGGGACATGCTCTTTATGCCTGTTGGTTCTTCTAAGCCGGTGCGTGTACAAGGTGCGTTTTTGAGCGATCAGGAAGTAGAGAATATTGTGAGCTATGTTCGTGATCAGGCAGAGGCAGAATATGATGAATCTCTCGTACCTGAGATTGATGATACCCAGCAACAAACGGAAGAGATCCAAGATGAGCTTTATGATCAGGCTGTACAGATCATTATAGAAGCGAAGCAGGCATCTGTATCTCTCCTTCAGCGGCGAATGAGGGTAGGTTACACTCGCGCAGCAAGACTTATCGATTCTATGGAGGCTAGAGGGGTTATTGGTCCTTACGAGGGCAGTAAACCGAGAGAAGTTCTTATCTCTATGGAACAATTTCAAGCAAACAAAATCAGTTCATAA
- the sleB gene encoding spore cortex-lytic enzyme: MRKINLWILAGVILLSASSYRLILMTNEDKAEPRIEQNAEAVPTFSQNIVTSGAYGQDVYELQGRLKYLGYYYGKIDSHFGPKTLGSVKWFQSEFGIQVDGVVGPKTKLKLYNATKDWRPTEPGPGQAAGGNSSSGTNTGGNSGNNGSSGNNSMGSTNSLGLTENEIKIMANAVYGEARGEPFEGQVAVAAVILNRVESPQFPNTPSGVIFQPGAFTAVADGQIYLEPNEQARKAVMQALDGWDPSGGCLYYFNPKTATSKWIWSRPQVKTIGQHIFCM; the protein is encoded by the coding sequence ATGCGAAAAATCAATCTTTGGATCCTCGCCGGCGTGATTTTACTATCGGCTTCTTCCTATCGTCTGATCCTGATGACAAATGAAGATAAGGCAGAACCGAGAATCGAGCAAAATGCCGAAGCAGTCCCTACGTTTAGTCAAAACATTGTTACATCAGGTGCCTATGGACAGGATGTATATGAACTTCAAGGCCGGCTTAAGTATCTTGGTTACTACTACGGTAAAATTGACAGCCATTTTGGACCCAAGACTTTAGGTTCCGTCAAATGGTTTCAATCGGAATTTGGTATTCAAGTGGATGGGGTAGTAGGTCCAAAGACAAAACTTAAACTGTATAACGCCACTAAAGACTGGCGTCCAACCGAGCCAGGACCAGGGCAAGCAGCTGGAGGCAACTCTTCGTCGGGTACGAACACGGGAGGCAACAGTGGTAACAACGGCAGCAGCGGTAATAATAGTATGGGGAGTACCAATTCACTGGGACTTACGGAAAATGAAATTAAAATAATGGCTAACGCCGTTTATGGAGAAGCGCGCGGGGAACCTTTTGAAGGTCAAGTGGCTGTAGCAGCTGTCATATTAAACCGTGTTGAATCTCCGCAGTTCCCGAATACACCTTCTGGTGTCATCTTTCAGCCAGGTGCATTTACGGCTGTAGCGGATGGACAAATTTATCTTGAACCGAACGAGCAAGCTCGAAAAGCGGTAATGCAAGCCTTAGATGGATGGGATCCATCAGGTGGATGTTTGTACTACTTCAACCCGAAAACAGCTACATCTAAATGGATATGGTCACGGCCTCAAGTGAAAACGATTGGTCAGCATATATTCTGTATGTAA
- the yfmF gene encoding EF-P 5-aminopentanol modification-associated protein YfmF, with protein sequence MTNTGFERGSNQHIRIHVLPTKRFKTFAISLYVGAPLKEDTVTSTALIPFVLRRGTSSYPETIQFREQLEELYGAGFGFDVYKRGDHQIIQFRMDTINDSFVQSSDKLLDRSFAFLGEVVTSPAKENGHFRSSYVQQERDTVRKRLESIVNDKIRYAGERCIEEMCKGEPYRLHPLGERKDLPGIEPEGLYKSYEQWLQNAGMDLYVVGDTTLEEVEKLVEKYFHLNRNTSFEYKTEVSSRPHREVQTVVEKLNVNQGKLNMGLRTSITYGDDQYASALMYNGILGGYPHSKLFVNVREKHSLAYYASSRYDGHKGIATIQSGIEIPNYEQAVEIIKNQLSDLKEGKISDLEMNQTKAMIRNLLREIGDSAFEMISYDFNRQLSGKERTTMELLTQIESLTIEDVQKAAETFQLDTIYFLRDQKGE encoded by the coding sequence TTGACTAATACAGGATTCGAACGCGGCAGCAATCAGCATATTCGCATTCATGTGCTGCCTACCAAACGCTTTAAGACGTTTGCCATATCTCTGTATGTGGGCGCGCCGCTTAAAGAGGATACGGTTACGAGTACAGCACTGATTCCATTCGTTCTGCGTAGAGGAACATCATCATATCCAGAGACAATCCAGTTTCGTGAGCAGTTAGAAGAGCTTTACGGAGCAGGATTTGGTTTTGACGTATACAAAAGAGGAGATCACCAAATTATCCAGTTTCGTATGGATACCATTAATGACTCCTTTGTTCAAAGCAGTGATAAACTGCTTGATAGGTCCTTTGCTTTTCTTGGTGAAGTGGTTACCAGCCCTGCGAAGGAAAATGGTCATTTCCGTTCCTCCTATGTACAACAAGAGCGAGATACCGTTCGTAAAAGACTAGAGTCCATTGTAAACGATAAAATTCGTTATGCAGGAGAGCGTTGTATTGAAGAAATGTGTAAAGGAGAACCCTACCGCCTTCATCCTCTAGGAGAACGTAAAGATCTTCCGGGAATTGAACCAGAAGGGCTTTATAAGTCCTATGAACAATGGCTCCAGAACGCGGGAATGGATCTATACGTAGTAGGAGACACCACACTTGAAGAAGTTGAAAAGCTCGTAGAGAAGTATTTTCATCTGAATCGCAATACTTCATTTGAGTACAAGACGGAAGTGAGCAGCCGTCCGCACCGCGAAGTACAAACCGTTGTTGAGAAGCTGAATGTAAATCAGGGGAAACTGAATATGGGTCTTCGAACATCCATTACATATGGAGACGACCAGTATGCATCTGCCTTAATGTACAATGGTATTTTGGGTGGTTATCCTCACTCTAAACTGTTTGTTAACGTGAGGGAGAAACATAGTCTTGCTTACTATGCTTCTTCGAGATATGACGGTCATAAAGGGATTGCAACGATTCAATCAGGAATTGAGATCCCTAATTATGAGCAGGCAGTAGAGATTATAAAAAATCAATTATCCGATCTAAAAGAAGGTAAAATCTCTGACCTGGAGATGAACCAAACGAAGGCGATGATTCGTAATTTGCTGAGGGAAATCGGAGATTCTGCATTTGAGATGATTTCTTATGATTTCAATCGTCAATTGTCAGGTAAAGAACGAACAACGATGGAATTGCTTACGCAAATCGAGTCTTTAACGATAGAAGATGTTCAGAAGGCGGCGGAAACGTTCCAACTGGATACCATTTATTTCTTGAGAGATCAGAAGGGGGAATGA
- the yfmH gene encoding EF-P 5-aminopentanol modification-associated protein YfmH produces MESIRYEHLQETLYYEVMDNGLSVYVLPKPGFEKTYATFATKFGSVDNHFRVEGKEEQQVPDGIAHFLEHKMFEEPEGDIFAKFASQGASANAFTSFDQTVYLFSATENINENIETLVNFVQNPYFTDQNVEKEKGIIGQEINMYQDNPDWRVYFGLIEAMFQKHPVRIDIAGTIESISTITKETLYDCYNAFYHPSNMLLFVVGGVNPEEVMDLIRNNQAQKNYEKQGKIDRLFEEEPLEVGQKRREVKLAVSLPKCLFGFKELSKGLSGEELVREDLTTRLMLDLLFGSSTELYQKLYDEDLISDGFGHEYNSSAQYSFSAVGGDTKDPDLLLERVRTEVEAMQQKGFDQNHFERTRKKKMGGYLRMLNSPESIAHEFTRYQFRGGDLFRVLPIYESITLEDVNRRLREHINWDQLAVSLVVSP; encoded by the coding sequence GTGGAGAGCATACGATATGAACATCTACAAGAAACTTTGTACTATGAAGTAATGGACAACGGTCTTTCTGTATATGTACTGCCTAAACCCGGATTTGAAAAAACCTATGCTACCTTTGCTACGAAGTTTGGTTCTGTAGACAACCATTTTCGTGTAGAGGGAAAAGAGGAACAGCAAGTACCCGACGGGATCGCTCACTTTTTGGAACACAAGATGTTTGAAGAGCCTGAAGGCGATATATTTGCTAAGTTTGCATCTCAAGGTGCTTCTGCTAATGCATTTACAAGTTTCGATCAGACCGTCTATTTATTTTCAGCTACCGAAAATATTAACGAAAACATCGAGACACTTGTGAATTTCGTGCAAAATCCTTATTTTACAGATCAAAATGTAGAAAAAGAAAAAGGGATTATCGGCCAAGAAATTAACATGTATCAGGATAATCCGGATTGGCGCGTTTATTTTGGATTAATCGAAGCCATGTTCCAGAAACATCCGGTGAGAATTGACATCGCAGGTACGATTGAATCCATCAGTACAATTACAAAAGAAACGCTTTATGATTGCTATAATGCATTTTATCATCCGAGCAATATGCTTCTCTTTGTCGTGGGTGGAGTGAACCCTGAGGAAGTCATGGATCTCATTCGTAACAATCAGGCCCAAAAGAATTACGAGAAGCAAGGCAAAATAGATCGTTTATTTGAAGAGGAACCGCTTGAAGTAGGCCAGAAACGCCGGGAAGTAAAACTTGCGGTATCTTTACCTAAATGTTTATTTGGATTTAAGGAACTAAGTAAAGGCCTGAGCGGTGAGGAATTGGTGCGAGAGGATTTAACCACTCGGTTAATGCTTGACTTATTGTTTGGTTCAAGTACGGAACTGTACCAGAAACTTTATGATGAAGATTTAATCTCAGATGGTTTTGGGCATGAGTATAACAGTTCAGCTCAGTATAGCTTTTCCGCTGTGGGTGGAGATACAAAAGATCCTGATCTTTTGTTAGAGCGTGTGCGTACCGAAGTGGAAGCGATGCAGCAAAAAGGTTTTGACCAAAATCACTTTGAGCGGACTCGCAAGAAAAAGATGGGTGGATACTTGCGTATGCTGAATTCCCCTGAGAGTATTGCACATGAATTTACTCGTTATCAATTCCGCGGCGGTGATTTATTCCGTGTACTGCCAATTTATGAATCCATTACTCTCGAAGATGTAAATCGTCGTCTTAGAGAACATATTAATTGGGATCAGCTCGCAGTATCTTTGGTGGTGAGTCCTTAA
- the ymfI gene encoding elongation factor P 5-aminopentanone reductase, protein MEREAGSFMKPILDTTVLVTGASRGIGAAIAKRFASVGMNVVIHYMNSHEAANEVARQCMDFGGRIMTVSADLTSKEQIERMAQKLKDYDMIPDVLVNNAGISHYGLLSDVSEEEWDHVMAVNLKGTFLCTQMFMPGMVSQRYGRIINVSSIWGISGASCEVLYSATKGGINAFTKALAKELAPSGVTVNAVAPGAVDTDMMSSFDEEEIQTLRQEIPAGRLAKPDEISSLVYFLALPESGYINGQIISPNGGWLT, encoded by the coding sequence ATGGAGAGAGAAGCCGGATCCTTTATGAAGCCTATACTCGATACAACGGTTCTGGTTACAGGAGCAAGCAGAGGGATTGGAGCAGCCATAGCTAAGCGTTTTGCGTCTGTTGGAATGAATGTAGTTATTCATTATATGAATTCACATGAAGCAGCCAACGAAGTCGCAAGGCAGTGCATGGATTTTGGCGGCAGAATTATGACCGTCAGTGCGGATTTGACCAGTAAAGAACAAATCGAGCGTATGGCTCAAAAATTAAAAGATTATGACATGATTCCTGATGTTCTGGTAAATAATGCCGGTATTTCTCATTATGGTCTTTTGTCTGATGTCTCGGAAGAAGAATGGGACCATGTTATGGCGGTTAATCTGAAAGGCACTTTCCTGTGCACACAAATGTTTATGCCGGGCATGGTCTCTCAGCGGTATGGCCGAATCATTAACGTCTCATCAATCTGGGGAATTTCAGGGGCTTCTTGTGAGGTTCTTTATTCAGCGACTAAGGGAGGAATCAATGCCTTCACGAAAGCGCTGGCCAAAGAACTAGCCCCCTCTGGTGTGACGGTGAATGCAGTGGCACCAGGTGCCGTGGATACAGATATGATGAGTTCCTTCGACGAGGAGGAAATACAAACATTAAGACAAGAAATTCCAGCGGGAAGGCTGGCTAAACCCGATGAGATTTCTTCACTCGTCTATTTTTTAGCGCTCCCTGAGTCTGGTTATATTAATGGACAGATTATATCGCCGAATGGAGGCTGGCTGACTTAG
- a CDS encoding DUF3243 domain-containing protein — protein sequence MSTVVSNFDAWKKFLGDRVAQAEKLGISEDVINKLAYEIGDFLDEKVDPANPSNRALKELWDVGNEEERRTIAKLMVKLAKKNA from the coding sequence ATGTCAACAGTAGTCAGTAATTTTGATGCATGGAAAAAATTTCTGGGTGATCGTGTAGCGCAGGCCGAAAAACTCGGTATCAGCGAAGACGTCATTAATAAACTTGCTTACGAAATCGGTGATTTCCTTGATGAAAAAGTCGATCCGGCAAACCCATCCAACCGTGCATTAAAAGAACTATGGGACGTGGGTAATGAGGAAGAGCGTCGTACCATTGCTAAGCTCATGGTCAAATTGGCTAAGAAAAACGCATAG
- a CDS encoding DUF3388 domain-containing protein: MEYKQWYMEYKIHKNRPGLLGDIASMLGMLEVNILTINGVEGKTRGMLIESDDDEKIQLLGQMLKKVNNITVTALRAPRLVDILAVRHGRYIDRDSDDRKTFRFTRDELGLLVDFLGEVFKKEGNQVIGLRGMPRVGKTESIIAGSVCAMKRWTFVSSTLLRQTIRSQMSEDEMNPNNVFIVDGIVSTIRSNEKHYNLLQEIMSMPSTKVIEHPDIFVQESEYDYNDFDIIIELRSTPDEEIIYDTFTANYTDDL, translated from the coding sequence ATGGAGTACAAACAATGGTATATGGAGTACAAAATACATAAGAACAGACCTGGACTCCTTGGTGATATTGCTTCCATGCTTGGAATGCTTGAAGTAAACATTTTGACTATTAATGGTGTTGAAGGAAAAACAAGAGGGATGCTGATCGAGTCAGATGATGATGAGAAGATCCAACTATTAGGTCAAATGCTGAAAAAAGTGAATAACATTACGGTGACAGCTCTTCGTGCGCCAAGACTTGTGGATATACTTGCGGTCAGACATGGCAGGTACATTGATCGAGATTCAGATGATCGTAAAACATTTCGTTTTACTAGGGATGAACTTGGGTTACTTGTTGATTTTTTGGGTGAAGTATTTAAGAAGGAAGGAAATCAGGTTATTGGTCTGCGGGGAATGCCGCGTGTAGGAAAGACGGAATCCATTATTGCCGGCAGTGTATGTGCAATGAAACGATGGACGTTTGTATCTTCTACCTTATTGCGCCAAACGATACGCAGTCAAATGTCTGAGGACGAAATGAACCCAAATAATGTCTTTATTGTCGACGGGATTGTGAGTACAATTCGTTCTAACGAGAAACATTATAATTTGCTGCAAGAGATCATGAGCATGCCGAGTACGAAAGTAATTGAGCATCCTGATATTTTCGTGCAAGAATCTGAGTATGACTATAATGATTTCGATATTATCATTGAACTTCGAAGCACTCCAGACGAAGAGATTATATATGATACGTTTACTGCAAATTATACCGATGATCTGTAA